Proteins found in one Vulpes vulpes isolate BD-2025 chromosome 13, VulVul3, whole genome shotgun sequence genomic segment:
- the KLHL38 gene encoding kelch-like protein 38 isoform X2 gives MSLQQTKLNGFRQNRMLTDVSICTGTQEVPCHRSVLASSSPYFRAMFCSNFRERREAKVQLKGIEAATLEQIVSYVYTGQVRITADNVLPLMEAASMLQYPKLLEACSSYLQGQLTPSNCLGMIRLSEILSCETLKKKAREVALTRFPEVATSADLKELCALELRDYLGDDGLCGEEEKVFEALMVWVKHDLQARKRHVQELFEQVRLQYIHPAFFHHFIANEALLQSSPSCRTILETAKRQMFASYVTTSAPDLQPPWHVPPRTSYQDFLILLGGRKDNQETTRDVLLYNRQTSQWENLAKLPTRLYKASAVTLHRSIYVLGGMAVGAGKNVPSHNVYIYSLKLNQWRLGQPMLVARYSHRSTAHKNFIFSIGGIGERQEVMGSMERYNSIFNIWESMASMPVGVLHPAVAVKDQRLYLFGGEDIMQNPVRLIQVYHISRNTWFKMETRMIKNVCAPAVVLGERIVIVGGYTRRILAYDPQSNKFVKCADMKDRRMHHGATVMENKLYVTGGRRLTTDCNIEDLASFDCYDPETDTWTSQGQLPHKLFDHACLTLQCIPHTHTSP, from the exons ATGTCACTGCAGCAAACCAAG CTCAATGGCTTCAGGCAAAACAGGATGCTGACCGATGTGAGCATCTGTACGGGGACCCAGGAGGTCCCGTGCCACCGAAGCGTCCTGGCTTCCAGCAGCCCCTACTTCAGAGCCATGTTCTGTAGCAACTTCCGGGAGAGACGTGAGGCCAAAGTCCAGCTGAAAGGCATCGAGGCCGCGACCCTGGAGCAGATCGTCTCGTATGTGTACACCGGTCAGGTGCGCATCACCGCGGACAACGTCCTGCCGTTGATGGAGGCAGCCTCCATGCTGCAGTACCCCAAGCTGCTGGAGGCCTGCTCCTCCTACCTCCAGGGCCAGCTGACCCCCAGCAACTGCCTGGGCATGATCAGACTCTCTGAAATCTTAAGTTGTGAGACCCTCAAGAAGAAAGCCCGGGAGGTGGCCCTGACGCGTTTCCCAGAGGTGGCCACGTCGGCCGACCTGAAGGAGCTCTGCGCCCTGGAACTGAGAGACTACCTGGGGGACGATGGGCTctgtggggaggaggaaaaggtGTTCGAGGCCCTCATGGTTTGGGTCAAGCATGACCTCCAGGCCCGGAAACGACACGTGCAGGAGCTGTTCGAGCAGGTCAGGCTTCAGTACATCCACCCGGCCTTCTTCCACCACTTCATCGCCAACGAGGCCCTCCTACAGTCCTCGCCCTCGTGCCGGACCATCCTGGAGACAGCCAAGAGGCAGATGTTTGCCTCGTATGTCACCACCAGTGCCCCAGACCTCCAGCCTCCATGGCATGTCCCCCCAAGAACCTCTTACCAAGATTTCCTCATCCTCTTGGGCGGAAGGAAAGACAACCAAGAGACCACCAGGGATGTTCTGCTGTACAACAGACAGACCAGCCAGTGGGAGAACCTTGCCAAACTCCCAACCCGGCTGTACAAGGCCTCAGCCGTCACCTTGCACCGCAGCATCTACGTGCTAGGAGGCATGGCTGTCGGTGCAGGGAAGAATGTGCCCAGCCACAACGTCTACATCTACTCCCTGAAGCTCAATCAGTGGAGGCTGGGGCAGCCCATGCTGGTGGCCCGCTACTCCCACAGAAGCACTGCCCATAAGAACTTCATCTTCTCCATCGGGGGGATTGGGGAACGGCAGGAGGTCATGGGCTCCATGGAGAGATACAACAGCATCTTCAACATCTGGGAGAGTATGGCCAGCATGCCGGTGGGGGTCCTCCACCCTGCAGTCGCTGTGAAAGACCAAAGACTCTACCTTTTTGGGGGAGAGGACATCATGCAAAATCCTGTACGCCTTATCCAG GTTTATCACATTTCCAGAAACACATGGTTCAAAATGGAGACGAGAATGATCAAGAATGTGTGTGCCCCCGCAGTGGTGCTCGGGGAGAGGATTGTTATCGTAGGAG GTTACACAAGGAGGATTCTTGCTTATGACCCTCAATCTAACAAATTTGTCAAGTGCGCGGACATGAAGGACCGGAGGATGCATCACGGGGCCACAGTGATGGAGAACAAGCTGTACGTGACCGGGGGCCGGCGGCTGACCACAGACTGCAACATCGAGGACTTGGCCTCCTTTGACTGCTATGACCCCGAGACAGACACCTGGACGTCCCAGGGACAGTTGCCTCACAAACTCTTTGACCACGCCTGCCTCACTCTGCAGTGCATaccccacacccacacctccCCATGA
- the KLHL38 gene encoding kelch-like protein 38 isoform X1, with amino-acid sequence MDEELPDGLLFKDHDFSSELLRQLNGFRQNRMLTDVSICTGTQEVPCHRSVLASSSPYFRAMFCSNFRERREAKVQLKGIEAATLEQIVSYVYTGQVRITADNVLPLMEAASMLQYPKLLEACSSYLQGQLTPSNCLGMIRLSEILSCETLKKKAREVALTRFPEVATSADLKELCALELRDYLGDDGLCGEEEKVFEALMVWVKHDLQARKRHVQELFEQVRLQYIHPAFFHHFIANEALLQSSPSCRTILETAKRQMFASYVTTSAPDLQPPWHVPPRTSYQDFLILLGGRKDNQETTRDVLLYNRQTSQWENLAKLPTRLYKASAVTLHRSIYVLGGMAVGAGKNVPSHNVYIYSLKLNQWRLGQPMLVARYSHRSTAHKNFIFSIGGIGERQEVMGSMERYNSIFNIWESMASMPVGVLHPAVAVKDQRLYLFGGEDIMQNPVRLIQVYHISRNTWFKMETRMIKNVCAPAVVLGERIVIVGGYTRRILAYDPQSNKFVKCADMKDRRMHHGATVMENKLYVTGGRRLTTDCNIEDLASFDCYDPETDTWTSQGQLPHKLFDHACLTLQCIPHTHTSP; translated from the exons ATGGACGAGGAGTTGCCAGATGGGCTGCTCTTCAAAGACCATGACTTCTCCTCTGAACTGTTGAGGCAGCTCAATGGCTTCAGGCAAAACAGGATGCTGACCGATGTGAGCATCTGTACGGGGACCCAGGAGGTCCCGTGCCACCGAAGCGTCCTGGCTTCCAGCAGCCCCTACTTCAGAGCCATGTTCTGTAGCAACTTCCGGGAGAGACGTGAGGCCAAAGTCCAGCTGAAAGGCATCGAGGCCGCGACCCTGGAGCAGATCGTCTCGTATGTGTACACCGGTCAGGTGCGCATCACCGCGGACAACGTCCTGCCGTTGATGGAGGCAGCCTCCATGCTGCAGTACCCCAAGCTGCTGGAGGCCTGCTCCTCCTACCTCCAGGGCCAGCTGACCCCCAGCAACTGCCTGGGCATGATCAGACTCTCTGAAATCTTAAGTTGTGAGACCCTCAAGAAGAAAGCCCGGGAGGTGGCCCTGACGCGTTTCCCAGAGGTGGCCACGTCGGCCGACCTGAAGGAGCTCTGCGCCCTGGAACTGAGAGACTACCTGGGGGACGATGGGCTctgtggggaggaggaaaaggtGTTCGAGGCCCTCATGGTTTGGGTCAAGCATGACCTCCAGGCCCGGAAACGACACGTGCAGGAGCTGTTCGAGCAGGTCAGGCTTCAGTACATCCACCCGGCCTTCTTCCACCACTTCATCGCCAACGAGGCCCTCCTACAGTCCTCGCCCTCGTGCCGGACCATCCTGGAGACAGCCAAGAGGCAGATGTTTGCCTCGTATGTCACCACCAGTGCCCCAGACCTCCAGCCTCCATGGCATGTCCCCCCAAGAACCTCTTACCAAGATTTCCTCATCCTCTTGGGCGGAAGGAAAGACAACCAAGAGACCACCAGGGATGTTCTGCTGTACAACAGACAGACCAGCCAGTGGGAGAACCTTGCCAAACTCCCAACCCGGCTGTACAAGGCCTCAGCCGTCACCTTGCACCGCAGCATCTACGTGCTAGGAGGCATGGCTGTCGGTGCAGGGAAGAATGTGCCCAGCCACAACGTCTACATCTACTCCCTGAAGCTCAATCAGTGGAGGCTGGGGCAGCCCATGCTGGTGGCCCGCTACTCCCACAGAAGCACTGCCCATAAGAACTTCATCTTCTCCATCGGGGGGATTGGGGAACGGCAGGAGGTCATGGGCTCCATGGAGAGATACAACAGCATCTTCAACATCTGGGAGAGTATGGCCAGCATGCCGGTGGGGGTCCTCCACCCTGCAGTCGCTGTGAAAGACCAAAGACTCTACCTTTTTGGGGGAGAGGACATCATGCAAAATCCTGTACGCCTTATCCAG GTTTATCACATTTCCAGAAACACATGGTTCAAAATGGAGACGAGAATGATCAAGAATGTGTGTGCCCCCGCAGTGGTGCTCGGGGAGAGGATTGTTATCGTAGGAG GTTACACAAGGAGGATTCTTGCTTATGACCCTCAATCTAACAAATTTGTCAAGTGCGCGGACATGAAGGACCGGAGGATGCATCACGGGGCCACAGTGATGGAGAACAAGCTGTACGTGACCGGGGGCCGGCGGCTGACCACAGACTGCAACATCGAGGACTTGGCCTCCTTTGACTGCTATGACCCCGAGACAGACACCTGGACGTCCCAGGGACAGTTGCCTCACAAACTCTTTGACCACGCCTGCCTCACTCTGCAGTGCATaccccacacccacacctccCCATGA